The following proteins are co-located in the Lichenicola cladoniae genome:
- the tnpC gene encoding IS66 family transposase — translation MDTELAALPDDIDTLKAALLAARADVVRVTAEAAAALARQSSDQALIAHLKLLIEKLQRDRFGPRSERTARLLEQMELQLEELEASATEDELAAEAAAAKTTAVTGFTRKRPARRPFPEHLPRERVVIAGPSACACCGCTRLSRLGEDVTETLEVIPRSWKVIQHVREKFSCRDCERISQPPAPFHVTPRGWAGPNLLAMILFEKFGQHQPLNRQAERYAREGVAVSLSTLADQVGACTAVLMPLFGRLAAHVMAAERLHGDDTTVPVLARGKTDIARLWVYVRDDRPFNGPAPPGAVFHYSHDRGGEHPQSHLAAYTGILQADAYGGYGKLYEPGRKPGPIVEAACWAHARRKFFVLADLASSARRAAHGKAPAVLSPICLEAVQRIDALFDIERDINGHSAAERRTTRQALSLPLVMDLQNWLGQQRAKLARGNDVAKAIDYMLKRWTAFTRFLDDGRVCLSNNAAERALRGIALGRKSWLFCGSDRGGQRAAIMYSLIVTAKMNDIDPQVWLADVLARIAEHPAQRLDELLPWNWAAAKSSAVDQAA, via the coding sequence GTGGACACCGAGCTCGCCGCCCTGCCGGACGATATCGACACGCTCAAGGCAGCGCTGCTGGCAGCACGAGCCGATGTCGTCCGGGTCACTGCCGAGGCCGCCGCCGCGCTGGCGCGGCAGTCCAGCGACCAGGCCTTAATCGCCCATTTGAAACTGCTGATCGAGAAACTCCAGCGCGACCGCTTCGGGCCACGCTCGGAGCGCACCGCCCGCCTGCTGGAGCAGATGGAGCTGCAGCTGGAGGAGCTGGAAGCATCGGCCACCGAGGACGAGCTGGCTGCCGAGGCCGCCGCGGCCAAGACCACGGCCGTCACCGGCTTTACCCGCAAGCGCCCGGCCCGGCGCCCGTTTCCCGAACACCTCCCTCGCGAGCGCGTCGTCATCGCAGGTCCGTCGGCCTGCGCCTGCTGCGGCTGCACACGGCTGTCCAGGCTGGGGGAGGACGTCACGGAGACCCTGGAGGTCATCCCGCGCAGCTGGAAAGTCATCCAGCATGTGCGTGAGAAATTCTCCTGCCGCGATTGCGAGCGCATCAGCCAGCCCCCGGCGCCGTTCCACGTGACGCCCCGCGGCTGGGCCGGACCGAACCTGCTAGCCATGATCTTGTTCGAAAAGTTCGGCCAGCATCAGCCGCTCAACCGGCAGGCAGAACGCTATGCCCGCGAGGGTGTGGCGGTCAGCCTGTCGACCCTGGCCGACCAGGTCGGTGCCTGCACAGCCGTGCTGATGCCGCTGTTTGGGCGCTTGGCTGCTCATGTCATGGCGGCAGAACGGCTGCATGGCGATGACACCACGGTGCCGGTGCTGGCTCGCGGCAAGACCGACATCGCCCGTCTCTGGGTCTATGTGCGCGACGATCGGCCGTTCAACGGTCCCGCTCCGCCGGGCGCGGTGTTCCACTACTCGCACGATCGCGGCGGCGAACACCCGCAAAGCCATCTGGCAGCCTACACTGGCATCCTGCAGGCCGACGCCTATGGCGGCTATGGCAAGCTCTATGAACCGGGACGCAAACCCGGGCCGATCGTGGAAGCCGCCTGCTGGGCGCATGCACGTCGGAAGTTTTTCGTGCTGGCCGACCTTGCGAGCAGCGCGCGCCGCGCAGCGCACGGCAAGGCCCCAGCGGTTCTGTCGCCGATCTGCCTGGAAGCCGTGCAACGCATCGACGCCCTGTTCGACATCGAACGCGACATCAACGGCCACAGCGCTGCTGAGCGCCGGACGACCCGGCAGGCCTTGTCACTTCCCCTGGTGATGGACCTGCAGAACTGGTTGGGTCAGCAGCGAGCTAAGCTCGCGCGTGGCAACGACGTCGCCAAAGCCATCGACTACATGCTGAAACGCTGGACGGCGTTCACCCGGTTCCTGGACGATGGACGTGTCTGCCTCAGCAACAACGCGGCCGAACGCGCGCTGAGGGGTATCGCTCTCGGACGAAAATCCTGGCTGTTCTGTGGCTCCGATCGAGGCGGACAGCGTGCCGCGATCATGTACAGCTTGATCGTCACGGCCAAGATGAACGACATCGACCCGCAGGTTTGGCTGGCTGACGTGCTGGCCCGCATCGCGGAACATCCGGCGCAGCGCCTCGATGAGTTGCTGCCTTGGAACTGGGCCGCAGCCAAATCCAGCGCCGTCGATCAGGCCGCCTAA
- a CDS encoding plasmid pRiA4b ORF-3 family protein: MSPSKVPANDTSAADSVNQICTVQIELLDTDPLIWREVEVPTSITLKVLHDIVQITMGWLDQHLWEFTIDKKIYGLPMDEDRGSAPRTEAIKVRLRDVLKSRKTNIDYLYDIGDSWQHCITVTKIRPGLHDVSYPHYVGGEWDCPPEDCGGIPGYYHLLDALADPEHPDHARVAEYLEGWNPKKIDEFPLRIALGRIASRRNAARTRILKTSHDPSK; encoded by the coding sequence ATGAGCCCGAGCAAAGTCCCTGCCAACGACACCTCTGCTGCAGACAGCGTCAACCAGATCTGCACGGTCCAAATCGAACTGTTGGACACCGACCCGCTGATCTGGCGCGAGGTGGAGGTGCCGACCTCCATCACGCTCAAGGTGCTGCACGACATCGTTCAGATCACCATGGGCTGGCTCGACCAGCACCTGTGGGAGTTCACGATCGACAAGAAGATCTATGGGCTGCCGATGGATGAGGACCGGGGTTCCGCACCCCGCACCGAGGCGATCAAGGTCCGCTTACGCGACGTTCTGAAATCCCGCAAAACCAACATCGACTACCTCTACGACATTGGCGACAGCTGGCAACACTGCATCACCGTCACCAAAATCCGCCCCGGCCTGCACGACGTCTCCTACCCCCACTACGTCGGCGGCGAATGGGACTGCCCACCCGAGGACTGCGGCGGCATCCCCGGCTACTACCACTTGCTCGACGCCCTCGCCGACCCCGAGCACCCCGATCATGCCAGGGTCGCCGAATATCTGGAGGGCTGGAACCCCAAGAAGATCGACGAATTCCCCCTTAGGATAGCCCTTGGCCGCATCGCCAGTCGGCGCAATGCCGCTAGAACTAGGATCCTGAAAACATCACACGATCCCAGCAAATAG